The following coding sequences lie in one Phycicoccus duodecadis genomic window:
- the treZ gene encoding malto-oligosyltrehalose trehalohydrolase → MTVRSVELWAPLPERVDIQWSPIPGSPDGSGEVRREAMTPTGDGWWRWSLPAGIDQVDYAFVLDGEEPALPDPRSAWQPGSVHGPSRTVDTAAFTWSDAAWAGPRDGAGSLGGVFYELHVGTFTPEGTFDAAARRLDHLAALGVDVVEVMPVAAFPTDRGWGYDGVGLYAVQDSYGGPAAFARFVDACHARGLGVCLDVVENHLGASGNYLSRFGPYFTEAHHTPWGAAVNLDDDGSPEVRRFLVENALRWLRDFHVDVLRLDAVHELQDDSPQHYLAQLSAAVAALAVELGRPLDLVAESDLNDTGMVTPVTDGGRGMTAQWDDDVHHALHVALTGETQGYYADFGGTADGPERGPLAVLAKVLTHGFLHDGTYSSFRGSTWGRPVDRVGVDARRLLGYLQTHDQVGNRAAGERISALVADPGLQAAGAALYLLAPTTPMLFMGEEWAASTPWQFFTSFEEDWLAGAVRDGRRAEFGSHGWASLEVPDPQDPATRDRSVLDWAEVGQGEHARMLRWYTDLVALRRRLVPAGPTRLADVAVTLDEDARWLVLRHAPGSAPAYAVAVNLGGEPCQVPVADAGEVLLSWSSAQRSAGGVRLPAASVAVLAVG, encoded by the coding sequence GTGACCGTACGGTCGGTCGAGCTCTGGGCGCCGCTGCCCGAGCGGGTCGACATCCAGTGGTCGCCCATCCCCGGATCACCCGACGGCTCAGGGGAGGTACGCCGGGAGGCGATGACGCCGACCGGCGACGGCTGGTGGCGCTGGTCGCTGCCCGCCGGCATCGACCAGGTCGACTACGCCTTCGTGCTCGACGGCGAGGAGCCGGCGCTGCCCGATCCGCGCAGCGCGTGGCAGCCGGGCAGCGTGCACGGCCCGAGCCGCACCGTCGACACCGCCGCCTTCACGTGGAGCGACGCCGCGTGGGCGGGTCCGCGCGACGGCGCCGGCAGCCTCGGCGGGGTGTTCTACGAGCTGCACGTCGGCACCTTCACCCCCGAGGGGACCTTCGACGCCGCTGCCCGACGCCTCGACCACCTGGCCGCGCTGGGCGTGGACGTCGTCGAGGTCATGCCGGTCGCGGCCTTCCCCACCGACCGGGGCTGGGGCTACGACGGCGTCGGGCTGTACGCGGTGCAGGACTCCTACGGCGGCCCGGCCGCGTTCGCCCGCTTCGTCGACGCCTGCCACGCCCGCGGCCTCGGGGTGTGCCTCGACGTCGTGGAGAACCACCTCGGCGCCAGCGGCAACTACCTCTCCCGGTTCGGGCCGTACTTCACCGAGGCCCACCACACCCCCTGGGGCGCCGCGGTCAACCTCGACGACGACGGGTCGCCCGAGGTGCGGCGCTTCCTGGTCGAGAACGCGCTGCGGTGGTTGCGCGACTTCCACGTCGACGTGCTGCGCCTCGACGCCGTGCACGAGCTCCAGGACGACTCGCCCCAGCACTACCTGGCCCAGCTCTCGGCCGCCGTCGCGGCGCTGGCGGTCGAGCTCGGCCGCCCGCTCGACCTCGTGGCCGAGTCCGACCTCAACGACACGGGGATGGTCACCCCGGTCACCGACGGCGGCCGGGGGATGACGGCGCAGTGGGACGACGACGTGCACCACGCGCTGCACGTGGCCCTGACCGGCGAGACCCAGGGCTACTACGCCGACTTCGGCGGCACCGCCGACGGCCCCGAACGCGGCCCGCTGGCGGTGCTCGCGAAGGTGCTGACCCACGGGTTCCTGCACGACGGCACGTACTCGAGCTTCCGGGGCAGCACCTGGGGCCGGCCCGTCGACCGCGTCGGCGTCGACGCGCGGCGGCTGCTGGGCTACCTCCAGACGCACGACCAGGTCGGCAACCGCGCTGCCGGGGAACGCATCTCGGCCCTCGTCGCCGACCCGGGGCTGCAGGCCGCGGGCGCCGCGCTCTACCTGCTGGCTCCCACCACCCCGATGCTCTTCATGGGCGAGGAGTGGGCCGCCTCCACGCCCTGGCAGTTCTTCACCAGCTTCGAGGAGGACTGGCTCGCCGGTGCGGTGCGCGACGGGCGGCGGGCCGAGTTCGGCTCGCACGGCTGGGCCTCCCTCGAGGTCCCCGACCCGCAGGACCCGGCCACCCGCGACCGGTCCGTCCTGGACTGGGCCGAGGTCGGGCAGGGCGAGCACGCGCGGATGCTGCGCTGGTACACCGACCTCGTCGCGCTCCGCCGCCGTCTCGTGCCGGCCGGCCCCACCCGGCTGGCCGACGTCGCGGTGACCCTCGACGAGGACGCCCGCTGGCTCGTCCT
- the treY gene encoding malto-oligosyltrehalose synthase: MAAHRPDPSRVVPTSTYRLQIHGGFGFDDAAAHVPYLASLGVSHVYLSPVLEAAPGSLHGYDVLDHTRINEEAGGRAAFERLVATCREHGLGVVVDVVPNHMAVPAPEHLNAPFWSLLREGRRSPYAGWFDVDWVAEDDRLLMPILGDTLAKVLERGEIALADDGGPSGAEPVLRYYDHEFPVRAGTEQLPLAELVDAQAYRLSSWREAGEALNYRRFFDVTSLMAVRVEDPVVFTATHALLLALHGHGEVDGFRIDHPDGLADPGGYLERLAGATGDAWVVVEKILEGEERLPDAWRCAGTTGYDALLRVQQVLTPPDHSGTLDRLWAEVAPELADLDAVVTESKRLVVDDVQAAEVDRLMRLVRRVLPDEDLPRLRHALEALLVSMDRYRAYVVPGRGVEPEQAAVVDQAAERARGILAPSDHDALDVVVALVLDRDLPGARADVGAAADDFRVRFQQTCGPVMAKGIEDTAFYRWFRLSGANEVGGDPEVLSIDAAAFHAWCERQQAEWPTAMTTLTTHDTKRSEDTRARLMVLAEDAEGWATWLEVARGLADPYRTDRVDAPTEYLVWQTLVGTWPITGGRLEQYLLKAVREAKVHTAWVDGDADYEDEVVAFARAVGRDPGIHAHLDAWTAAHDASVRATILGQKLVQLAMPGVPDVFQGCEIGRLAVVDPDNRRPVDWTDRALRLSRVLDDEPAFDLDDDKIRVTALTLRLRREHPEWFVGPEATYQGLDTGSEHALAFARGDAGGPHVVVVVTRAAGRLEAAGGFGQATVALPEGEWRDLLLGRAHASDGGGVPLAEVLADRPVALLVRGEADGASS, translated from the coding sequence GTGGCAGCCCACCGCCCCGACCCCTCGCGGGTCGTCCCGACGTCGACCTACCGCCTCCAGATCCACGGTGGCTTCGGGTTCGACGACGCCGCTGCGCACGTGCCCTACCTCGCCTCCCTCGGGGTCTCGCACGTGTACCTGTCGCCGGTCCTCGAGGCCGCGCCGGGGTCCCTGCACGGCTACGACGTCCTCGACCACACCCGCATCAACGAGGAGGCCGGGGGCCGCGCCGCCTTCGAGCGGCTCGTGGCGACCTGCCGCGAGCACGGTCTCGGGGTCGTCGTCGACGTGGTGCCCAACCACATGGCCGTGCCGGCGCCCGAGCACCTCAACGCCCCGTTCTGGTCGCTGCTGCGCGAGGGTCGGCGCTCGCCGTACGCCGGCTGGTTCGACGTCGACTGGGTGGCCGAGGACGACCGGCTGCTGATGCCGATCCTCGGCGACACGCTCGCGAAGGTGCTCGAGCGCGGTGAGATCGCCCTCGCCGACGACGGCGGCCCGAGCGGCGCCGAGCCGGTGCTGCGCTACTACGACCACGAGTTCCCCGTCCGCGCCGGCACCGAGCAGCTGCCGCTGGCCGAGCTGGTCGATGCCCAGGCCTACCGGCTCTCGAGCTGGCGCGAGGCGGGGGAGGCGCTGAACTACCGGCGCTTCTTCGACGTCACCTCGCTGATGGCGGTGCGCGTCGAGGACCCGGTGGTCTTCACCGCCACCCACGCCCTGCTGCTGGCGCTGCACGGCCACGGCGAGGTCGACGGCTTCCGCATCGACCACCCCGACGGCCTGGCCGACCCCGGGGGCTACCTCGAGCGGCTGGCGGGGGCCACCGGCGACGCCTGGGTCGTGGTCGAGAAGATCCTGGAGGGCGAGGAGCGGCTGCCCGACGCCTGGCGCTGCGCCGGCACCACCGGGTACGACGCGCTGCTGCGCGTGCAGCAGGTGCTGACCCCGCCCGACCACAGCGGCACCCTCGACCGGCTCTGGGCCGAGGTCGCGCCCGAGCTGGCCGACCTCGACGCCGTCGTCACCGAGAGCAAGCGTCTCGTCGTCGACGACGTGCAGGCGGCCGAGGTCGACCGCCTGATGCGGCTGGTGCGCCGGGTGCTGCCCGACGAGGACCTCCCGCGGCTGCGGCACGCGCTCGAGGCGCTGCTGGTGTCGATGGACCGCTACCGCGCCTACGTCGTGCCCGGCCGCGGCGTCGAGCCCGAGCAGGCCGCGGTGGTCGACCAGGCCGCCGAGCGGGCCCGCGGCATCCTGGCCCCGAGTGACCACGACGCCCTCGACGTGGTGGTCGCGCTGGTGCTCGACCGTGACCTGCCGGGGGCCCGCGCCGACGTGGGCGCGGCCGCCGACGACTTCCGGGTGCGCTTCCAGCAGACCTGCGGCCCGGTGATGGCCAAGGGCATCGAGGACACCGCCTTCTACCGGTGGTTCCGGCTCTCGGGGGCCAACGAGGTGGGGGGCGACCCCGAGGTGCTCTCGATCGACGCCGCCGCCTTCCACGCGTGGTGCGAGCGCCAGCAGGCCGAGTGGCCCACCGCCATGACCACGCTGACCACCCACGACACCAAGCGCTCCGAGGACACCCGGGCCCGCCTGATGGTGCTCGCCGAGGACGCCGAGGGCTGGGCCACCTGGCTCGAGGTCGCGCGTGGGCTGGCCGACCCCTACCGCACCGACCGGGTCGACGCCCCCACCGAGTACCTCGTCTGGCAGACCCTCGTCGGCACCTGGCCGATCACCGGCGGCCGGCTCGAGCAGTACCTGCTCAAGGCCGTGCGCGAGGCCAAGGTGCACACCGCGTGGGTCGACGGCGACGCCGACTACGAGGACGAGGTGGTCGCGTTCGCCCGCGCCGTCGGGCGCGACCCCGGCATCCACGCCCACCTCGACGCCTGGACCGCCGCCCACGACGCCTCCGTGCGCGCGACCATCCTGGGCCAGAAGCTCGTGCAGCTGGCGATGCCCGGGGTGCCCGACGTGTTCCAGGGCTGCGAGATCGGGCGCCTGGCCGTGGTCGACCCCGACAACCGGCGGCCGGTCGACTGGACCGACCGGGCGCTGCGCCTGTCGCGGGTGCTCGACGACGAGCCCGCCTTCGACCTCGACGACGACAAGATCCGGGTCACCGCGCTGACGCTCCGGCTGCGGCGCGAGCATCCCGAGTGGTTCGTCGGGCCCGAGGCCACCTACCAGGGCCTCGACACCGGCAGCGAGCACGCGCTGGCGTTCGCCCGCGGTGACGCCGGGGGGCCGCACGTCGTCGTGGTCGTCACCCGGGCGGCCGGGAGGCTCGAGGCCGCCGGCGGGTTCGGCCAGGCCACCGTGGCGCTGCCGGAGGGGGAGTGGCGCGACCTGCTGCTGGGGCGCGCGCACGCGAGCGACGGCGGCGGGGTGCCGCTGGCCGAGGTGCTGGCCGACCGGCCGGTGGCCCTGCTGGTCCGCGGTGAGGCCGACGGGGCGTCCTCGTGA